Proteins encoded in a region of the Rhodococcus qingshengii JCM 15477 genome:
- a CDS encoding cutinase family protein, with protein MNISSTARFASAFAIISTLVAGLAAAPLLANAAPSTAAGCTRYIGVFAPGTTETRADADPSKPAGMLGQVGEKLETMYGPNTFRAIYPSYPAEAFLQSGMTYSASKTAGDQAMATAMEQCPNSKFVIGGYSQGAQVANDVAVNIGAGSGPVPAASVLAAVMLANPKLGTAGSQVVGPKLDGQGIAGPAAEGYGALSGRVFDICHPEDKYCNTNTGKDSFLASLGRVLANPPGTVAPTTATAVSATTTPSVTGQTALTPTDTASKPASTPAAAEPANTSAGTGTANASEFLGAVTSNYGYADLAAAPGAASALATSVDKLQSAGAPTSTSAAVDVAAVRQQAQLLAGTFKPVQQTQAWMAANPAARDGLRNAPADSPEAATNSVLGALDKVDVPQVLGAADQVVTLANSILSGGGTGTGGTYAGLTGPAQSLSNGVAPLADTPTDQLTTATSILSAIQPVTIINQILGVVSGVTSVDYNAVASNLQILPGHLLAGNVKEAHRVAGELNNQLSPLVKMAAGVDLKSVSRILALIPDPSGTAASAALVANLLGNVDIIRLARDVGQLQEVAWQVAETGNVLALGQLLPIGVDLANVALGVLTPGQKMTADQLHEPADSMTTLMGAQAQNSDFVGLGNSVLATVTSQDAQALTSVVDAGFTAASFLGSRVHESYGQWLIDGKRTALDAMVDIYRQAIGG; from the coding sequence ATGAACATCTCTTCCACCGCCCGCTTCGCGTCGGCGTTCGCCATCATTTCGACACTGGTCGCGGGCCTCGCGGCCGCACCGCTCCTCGCCAACGCCGCACCGTCCACTGCGGCGGGCTGCACCAGGTATATCGGTGTCTTCGCTCCCGGAACGACCGAGACCCGCGCCGACGCCGATCCGTCGAAGCCTGCCGGAATGTTGGGTCAGGTGGGGGAGAAGCTCGAAACGATGTACGGGCCTAACACCTTCCGTGCCATCTATCCGTCGTACCCGGCCGAAGCGTTTTTGCAGTCCGGCATGACCTACTCGGCATCGAAGACCGCCGGTGATCAGGCGATGGCGACCGCGATGGAGCAGTGCCCGAACTCGAAGTTCGTCATCGGCGGCTATTCACAGGGCGCGCAGGTCGCCAACGACGTCGCCGTCAACATCGGGGCAGGCAGCGGCCCCGTTCCCGCTGCTTCGGTTCTCGCTGCGGTCATGCTCGCCAATCCGAAGCTCGGTACCGCTGGTTCGCAGGTCGTCGGCCCCAAGCTCGACGGGCAGGGCATCGCCGGTCCGGCAGCGGAAGGCTACGGCGCCTTGTCGGGTCGGGTCTTCGACATCTGCCACCCGGAAGACAAGTACTGCAACACCAACACCGGCAAGGATTCGTTCCTGGCGTCGTTGGGACGAGTGCTTGCCAACCCACCCGGAACAGTCGCACCGACCACCGCGACTGCTGTCTCGGCAACAACGACTCCGTCTGTCACTGGTCAGACCGCACTCACCCCGACCGACACCGCCTCGAAGCCGGCATCGACTCCGGCGGCCGCCGAACCCGCGAATACCTCGGCAGGCACCGGAACCGCGAACGCGTCGGAGTTCTTGGGCGCGGTGACCTCGAACTACGGCTACGCGGATCTCGCGGCTGCTCCGGGGGCTGCGTCCGCGTTGGCGACCTCGGTGGACAAGCTGCAAAGCGCGGGCGCTCCCACCTCGACGTCGGCGGCGGTCGATGTCGCCGCAGTTCGTCAGCAAGCGCAACTGCTGGCCGGAACCTTCAAGCCGGTCCAACAGACACAGGCGTGGATGGCGGCGAACCCGGCCGCTCGCGACGGGTTGCGCAACGCTCCGGCTGATTCTCCTGAGGCCGCCACGAACTCGGTCTTGGGCGCGCTCGACAAGGTCGACGTTCCGCAGGTTCTGGGTGCCGCTGACCAGGTGGTGACGTTGGCGAACAGCATCCTCTCGGGTGGTGGCACCGGTACCGGCGGCACCTACGCGGGCCTGACCGGTCCCGCACAGAGCTTGTCGAACGGTGTGGCACCGCTGGCGGATACACCGACCGATCAACTCACCACCGCCACCTCGATCCTCTCCGCGATCCAACCGGTGACGATCATCAACCAGATCCTCGGCGTCGTCTCGGGTGTGACCTCGGTGGACTACAACGCCGTCGCGTCCAACCTGCAAATACTTCCCGGCCATCTGTTGGCCGGCAACGTCAAAGAAGCGCACCGGGTCGCGGGGGAGCTGAACAACCAACTCTCACCTTTGGTGAAGATGGCCGCCGGGGTCGATCTGAAATCGGTGTCACGGATCTTGGCACTGATCCCCGATCCGTCCGGCACAGCCGCCTCGGCGGCGCTGGTGGCGAACCTGCTGGGCAACGTCGACATCATCCGCCTCGCCCGCGACGTCGGGCAGCTCCAGGAAGTCGCGTGGCAAGTCGCCGAAACCGGGAACGTCCTGGCCCTCGGTCAGCTCCTCCCGATCGGTGTGGACCTGGCGAACGTCGCGCTCGGCGTCCTGACACCGGGGCAGAAGATGACCGCCGATCAGCTCCACGAACCGGCCGATTCGATGACCACGTTGATGGGTGCGCAGGCGCAGAACTCCGACTTCGTCGGTCTCGGTAACTCGGTCCTGGCGACGGTGACCTCCCAGGATGCGCAAGCACTGACCTCTGTCGTCGACGCCGGATTCACCGCCGCGAGTTTCCTCGGTTCCCGCGTTCACGAGTCCTACGGGCAGTGGTTGATCGACGGAAAGCGAACCGCTCTGGACGCGATGGTCGACATCTACCGACAAGCGATTGGCGGCTAG
- a CDS encoding helix-turn-helix transcriptional regulator, with protein sequence MLRDRRLERGFTQAELARILGLTPGAVKAWEAGRGTPKIETLVKLVDPSVLDIDISALVSVPKGETFLGDLRTLRLITQSQLAERIGLSQTMMGALERGEINLSEDVAEMLAAELDYSLSDIRSAFNRARSRPPHTPV encoded by the coding sequence GTGCTCCGTGATCGACGGTTGGAGCGAGGATTCACTCAAGCCGAACTTGCGCGCATTCTTGGTTTGACGCCCGGCGCAGTCAAAGCATGGGAAGCGGGAAGAGGCACGCCCAAAATCGAGACGCTCGTTAAATTGGTCGACCCTAGCGTGCTCGATATCGATATTTCCGCTTTGGTTTCCGTACCAAAAGGAGAGACCTTCCTTGGCGACCTTCGCACCCTGCGGCTGATCACACAGTCTCAACTTGCCGAGCGGATCGGTCTTTCCCAAACCATGATGGGTGCCCTCGAGCGCGGTGAGATCAACCTCAGCGAGGATGTCGCGGAGATGCTCGCCGCTGAACTCGACTACTCCCTGAGCGATATTCGTTCCGCATTCAACCGCGCGAGAAGCAGACCTCCGCACACCCCTGTGTGA
- a CDS encoding PD40 domain-containing protein codes for MAVWREWWAEAQTGSRQAADPSSAAPTACPYLGLASYTVTDRDRFFGRERSIEEAVSALQGATTSGMFVLYAASGTGKSSLLHAGIAGRAATHGLTWGSTKPWSIETVDPGPDPFGALTRIFPGIREAESSDDYRTVLDDYLADTENDALLLIVDQFEQVLTAGAHDATRDEFIDRLDRLSRVVSSTSTIRVVIGVRADFVPECLQHAPLADALQHRQIVLAPMSSEELAEAIKLPAAAVNAELEPGLSERIISDLDATRVGHNQSVLPLMSHVLESMWMHRDQAGNLTLRAYEAAGGIEGSVNRAAENAWKVLDDDDRAVAPALLLRLVQIGDGARDTRRAVPRAELLRVGGADARNGRVIEALTTARLLTVDDAGLVTFAHEVVIDSWIRLHNMISANRASNMLRQTFERDAAEWDRRGRQSADLWAGDRLHDVIAQLDDHPLTPMAYSFRRDAIKKQERRKLQKRGAVSAIAAFVAVLMVVSVFAFRASARSDVLASSAQFREVLSTADRLQQSNPSLSAQLVLAARNMQPAETSRVLATQDAPMATPAVGHENAIYTAAYRPDGKVLATASGDHTTRLWDVSNPQAPTPIGSPLEGHTSFVTAAAWSPDGAMLATASGDGTVRLWDVRNPLSPEAIGSPLQSAGGTVYVVSFSPDGRTLAAPNDDGTTGLWDVSNPEAASLLTPPLAGPAGPVRTSAFSPDGKLLAVGSDDKTVWLWNVSDPSNPVIATAPLTGFARAAHSVAFSPNGQLLAAGSDDRTARVWNIGNPAQPTLEGPPLTGHTGALWSIAFGPDSQTLATASWDGTARLWNLRDPSRPRSLGQPLAGSNGGMITVAFAPDGATMATGSQDGVLRMWNRPTSVIDAHTDRVMTPRFSSDGSHMATGSVDGTLQVWDTSDPDHPIARGRVVVPNGQIDNLQISPDGRTVLTTGGNDRAVLLWDASDPDTIRPLGRLELETRYAYLMAITPDGRTLVTGSSDNSLQFWDITDISAPAPLGQPLPVPGDLLTNAAFSPDGRTLAIAASGTNDITLLDSSDPSRPKMLQPLTGHTKQAESVVFSPDGKTLASAGDDQTIRFWDVAKPSEAQGIGDPLIGQSSTIRSVAFATDGRTLASGSDEGTVQLWDTTNIAAPIKLGGSIASIGATRWYIAFSPTSNHLAAGGEGGAVRLWNLTQRAAETRVCKNTNNVLTDATWDQLFPELPYRTTC; via the coding sequence ATGGCGGTGTGGCGGGAATGGTGGGCGGAAGCGCAGACGGGTAGCCGGCAGGCGGCCGACCCGTCGTCCGCGGCGCCAACTGCTTGCCCATATCTCGGTCTCGCCTCGTACACAGTCACAGATCGTGACCGATTCTTCGGCCGCGAGCGCAGCATCGAAGAAGCGGTTTCCGCCCTACAAGGCGCCACTACCTCCGGGATGTTCGTTCTCTATGCCGCCTCCGGAACGGGTAAATCTTCGCTCCTTCACGCCGGCATCGCCGGACGAGCCGCCACCCACGGATTGACATGGGGATCCACAAAACCGTGGAGCATCGAGACCGTAGACCCCGGCCCGGACCCCTTCGGTGCGCTTACCCGCATTTTCCCGGGCATACGAGAAGCCGAGTCGAGCGACGACTACCGGACGGTGCTCGATGACTACCTCGCGGATACCGAGAACGATGCACTGCTACTCATCGTCGACCAGTTCGAACAGGTACTCACCGCCGGTGCTCACGACGCGACCCGGGACGAGTTCATAGATCGACTCGACCGTCTCTCTCGCGTGGTCAGCTCAACGAGCACCATACGAGTGGTGATCGGCGTACGTGCGGACTTCGTACCCGAATGCTTGCAACACGCTCCCCTGGCCGACGCCCTACAGCACAGGCAGATCGTGCTTGCGCCTATGAGCTCCGAGGAACTGGCAGAAGCGATCAAACTGCCGGCAGCCGCCGTGAACGCTGAGCTCGAACCAGGGCTATCCGAACGAATCATCAGCGACCTCGATGCCACACGAGTAGGGCACAACCAGAGCGTTCTCCCCCTGATGTCGCACGTGCTCGAAAGCATGTGGATGCATCGGGACCAAGCCGGAAATCTCACCCTTCGAGCGTATGAGGCAGCCGGAGGAATCGAAGGTTCCGTCAACCGCGCCGCCGAAAACGCCTGGAAAGTTCTCGACGACGACGATCGCGCAGTGGCACCAGCCTTACTGTTGAGGTTGGTCCAGATCGGCGATGGCGCGCGCGATACCAGAAGGGCTGTCCCCCGGGCAGAACTGCTACGCGTGGGCGGCGCGGATGCCCGCAATGGCCGGGTCATCGAAGCGCTCACCACAGCTCGACTACTCACAGTCGACGACGCAGGCCTCGTGACTTTCGCTCATGAGGTGGTCATCGACTCCTGGATCCGGCTGCACAACATGATCAGCGCCAACCGGGCGAGCAACATGCTTCGGCAGACATTCGAACGCGACGCGGCCGAATGGGACCGCCGAGGTAGACAGTCCGCCGACCTGTGGGCCGGTGACAGGTTGCACGATGTCATCGCACAACTCGACGACCACCCGCTGACACCGATGGCATACAGCTTTCGGCGCGATGCAATAAAGAAGCAAGAACGGCGGAAGCTGCAAAAACGGGGAGCCGTGTCCGCGATCGCTGCCTTTGTCGCGGTCTTGATGGTCGTGTCCGTCTTTGCGTTCCGAGCGAGTGCGCGGTCCGATGTCCTCGCCTCGAGTGCCCAATTCCGAGAAGTGTTATCGACAGCGGACCGACTACAACAGTCCAACCCTTCGCTGTCGGCGCAGCTAGTTCTCGCAGCCCGCAACATGCAACCTGCCGAGACGTCCCGAGTCCTGGCCACACAAGATGCACCAATGGCAACACCGGCGGTGGGGCATGAAAATGCGATCTACACCGCCGCATACAGGCCTGACGGCAAAGTTCTCGCGACGGCGAGTGGCGACCACACAACGCGACTATGGGATGTCAGCAATCCGCAAGCCCCGACACCGATCGGATCGCCGCTGGAAGGGCACACGAGTTTCGTCACTGCGGCCGCCTGGTCCCCTGACGGCGCGATGCTAGCCACCGCGAGCGGCGACGGCACAGTGCGACTATGGGACGTACGCAATCCGCTCTCGCCCGAGGCGATCGGAAGCCCTCTGCAATCCGCCGGCGGCACCGTGTACGTGGTGTCGTTCAGCCCAGACGGACGCACCCTCGCCGCACCGAACGACGACGGAACCACAGGGCTGTGGGACGTAAGCAACCCAGAAGCAGCGTCTCTCCTCACTCCCCCACTTGCCGGGCCAGCAGGCCCGGTTAGAACAAGCGCGTTCAGTCCGGACGGGAAACTGCTCGCGGTCGGCAGCGACGACAAAACAGTGTGGCTGTGGAACGTCAGCGACCCGTCCAACCCCGTAATCGCAACAGCCCCGCTCACAGGATTTGCCCGAGCGGCGCACTCGGTGGCATTCAGTCCAAACGGCCAACTTCTCGCCGCCGGCAGCGACGATCGCACTGCCCGAGTCTGGAACATCGGAAACCCCGCGCAGCCGACCTTGGAAGGGCCGCCTCTCACTGGTCACACCGGTGCGCTGTGGTCCATTGCGTTCGGGCCGGACAGTCAAACGCTCGCAACCGCAAGCTGGGACGGCACCGCCCGACTGTGGAACCTCCGAGACCCTTCCCGCCCGCGCTCCCTAGGACAGCCCCTTGCCGGCAGTAACGGGGGCATGATCACAGTCGCCTTCGCTCCCGACGGCGCAACTATGGCAACAGGAAGTCAGGACGGCGTCCTCAGGATGTGGAACCGCCCTACATCCGTCATCGACGCCCACACCGACCGTGTCATGACCCCCAGATTCAGCTCGGACGGATCGCACATGGCCACGGGCTCTGTCGACGGCACCCTTCAAGTGTGGGACACCTCTGATCCCGATCACCCGATCGCACGGGGACGAGTCGTAGTGCCCAACGGCCAAATCGACAACCTGCAAATTTCACCGGATGGCCGAACCGTGCTGACAACGGGCGGAAACGATCGTGCAGTACTGCTCTGGGATGCCTCAGACCCCGACACAATCCGCCCTCTCGGCCGCCTCGAACTCGAGACCAGATACGCGTATCTGATGGCGATCACCCCGGACGGCCGGACCCTGGTCACCGGTAGCAGCGACAACTCGCTCCAGTTCTGGGACATCACCGACATCTCTGCGCCCGCCCCACTGGGGCAGCCGCTGCCGGTCCCCGGCGACCTGCTCACCAACGCGGCCTTCTCACCGGACGGCCGAACGCTCGCGATCGCGGCGTCGGGTACCAACGACATCACGCTCCTCGACAGCTCAGATCCGAGCCGTCCCAAGATGCTTCAACCACTGACCGGGCACACGAAGCAGGCCGAATCCGTTGTCTTCTCGCCGGACGGGAAAACCCTGGCCAGCGCTGGTGACGATCAGACGATTCGGTTCTGGGACGTAGCGAAACCAAGCGAGGCGCAAGGGATCGGCGACCCCCTGATCGGCCAATCAAGCACGATCCGGTCCGTCGCTTTCGCAACCGATGGGCGGACTCTGGCTTCGGGCAGTGACGAGGGAACCGTCCAGCTCTGGGACACCACAAACATCGCAGCTCCCATCAAACTCGGCGGTTCCATCGCATCCATCGGAGCCACCCGCTGGTACATCGCATTCAGCCCCACTTCCAATCACCTCGCGGCAGGTGGAGAGGGCGGAGCTGTCCGGCTATGGAATCTCACCCAGCGTGCGGCAGAAACCCGAGTGTGCAAGAACACGAACAATGTTCTTACCGACGCGACGTGGGACCAACTATTCCCTGAACTCCCCTACCGAACCACCTGCTAA
- a CDS encoding asparagine synthase-related protein — MQFVADDHALNVDGSSLRTTTDPDIAAKAIAAETLDRIRVVLDSYPADPIVLLSGGVDSILVAATAVALGTAPRAITIVVDGEAVDRAPAIAAAEALGLRHEVVVLSSSDVVSLAKSAVAALGVNELWEVAAAIPILAASELIRRFSAASPAPAAVLTGSGADAIFAGGRVIQHPIESAAANQALDEVVRTETGTNFVRDRLVPDFYERLLGDDAQALIHVFQTERFWQLAEQLAPPALFGHVTGAAHDKLAVRLACERLLPETAQHLAWTRKSPIQRSSGLFDALADAARARAAQLPGATTYSNPLTEPMESVAVRLFLAALD; from the coding sequence ATGCAGTTCGTCGCAGACGATCACGCACTCAACGTCGATGGTTCCAGCCTCCGCACCACCACAGACCCCGACATCGCGGCGAAGGCAATAGCCGCCGAAACCCTCGATCGAATACGAGTGGTGCTCGACAGCTACCCCGCAGATCCGATCGTGTTGCTTTCCGGTGGCGTTGATTCGATCCTCGTCGCAGCGACCGCAGTCGCCCTCGGCACCGCACCGCGTGCGATCACGATCGTCGTCGACGGGGAAGCCGTCGATCGAGCACCCGCGATAGCCGCTGCCGAAGCACTCGGACTGCGGCATGAAGTTGTTGTCCTGAGCTCATCAGACGTCGTCAGCCTCGCTAAATCGGCAGTGGCCGCCCTGGGAGTCAACGAACTGTGGGAGGTCGCAGCCGCGATCCCGATCCTCGCCGCCTCTGAATTGATCCGCCGATTCAGCGCCGCATCCCCGGCACCGGCAGCTGTTCTCACCGGCAGTGGTGCAGATGCAATTTTTGCAGGAGGACGGGTGATCCAGCACCCGATCGAATCCGCCGCAGCGAACCAGGCTTTAGACGAAGTGGTTCGCACCGAGACGGGAACGAACTTCGTTCGCGATCGCTTGGTCCCGGATTTCTACGAACGACTACTCGGCGACGACGCCCAAGCACTCATCCACGTATTCCAGACAGAACGGTTCTGGCAACTCGCTGAACAACTAGCGCCACCCGCTCTCTTCGGCCACGTCACTGGCGCAGCGCACGACAAACTCGCAGTCCGGCTGGCTTGTGAGCGCCTGCTTCCGGAAACTGCGCAGCACCTGGCCTGGACACGTAAATCCCCTATTCAACGGTCCAGCGGCCTGTTCGATGCGCTCGCCGATGCAGCGCGTGCCCGTGCCGCGCAGCTTCCAGGAGCAACGACCTACAGCAATCCGCTCACGGAACCGATGGAGTCCGTCGCAGTCAGGCTTTTTCTAGCCGCTTTAGACTGA